A DNA window from Drosophila virilis strain 15010-1051.87 chromosome 4, Dvir_AGI_RSII-ME, whole genome shotgun sequence contains the following coding sequences:
- the Phb1 gene encoding prohibitin 1 — translation MAAQFFNRIGQMGLGVALLGGVVNSALYNVEGGHRAVIFDRFTGIKEHVVGEGTHFFIPWVQRPIIFDIRSQPRNVPVITGSKDLQNVNITLRILYRPIPDELPKIYTILGQDYDERVLPSIAPEVLKAVVAQFDAGELITQREMVSQRVSQELTVRAKQFGFILDDISLTHLTFGREFTLAVEMKQVAQQEAEKARFVVEKAEQQKLASIISAEGDAEAAGLLAKSFGEAGDGLVELRRIEAAEDIAYQLSRSRGVAYLPSGQSTLLSLPSNMGQ, via the exons ATGGCTGCTCAGTTCTTTAATCGTATTGGCCAAATGGGTCTCGGCGTTGCACTGCTGGGCGGTGTCGTGAACTCCGCATTATATAATGTTGAAGGTGGCCATCGGGCGGTTATTTTTGATCGCTTCACCGGCATTAAGGAGCACGTTGTCGGCGAGGGTACACACTTCTTCATTCCCTGGGTGCAGCGTCCCATTATCTTTGACATTCGTTCCCAGCCTCGAAACGTGCCGGTGATTACCGGCAGCAAGGATTTGCAAAATGTCAATATCACGCTGCGTATCTTGTATCGTCCCATACCGGATGAGCTGCCAAAGATCTACACGATTCTTGGCCAGGATTATGATGAGCGTGTGTTGCCTTCCATTGCGCCTGAGGTGCTAAAAGCGGTTGTCGCTCAATTCGATGCTGGAGAGCTGATTACACAGCGTGAG ATGGTCTCTCAGCGCGTGTCTCAGGAGCTCACTGTACGTGCCAAGCAATTCGGTTTCATTTTGGATGATATCTCGCTGACGCACTTGACCTTTGGCCGAGAATTCACACTGGCTGTTGAAATGAAACAGGTTGCCCAGCAGGAGGCTGAGAAGGCGCGTTTCGTTGTCGAGAAGGCCGAGCAACAAAAGTTGGCTTCCATTATTTCGGCTGAGGGTGATGCCGAAGCTGCCGGTCTACTGGCCAAGTCGTTCGGTGAGGCAGGCGATGGTCTGGTGGAGCTGCGTCGTATTGAAGCTGCTGAGGACATTGCCTACCAGCTATCGAGGTCACGTGGTGTTGCCTATTTGCCCAGTGGACAGAGCACGCTGCTCAGTCTGCCCTCCAACATGGGACAGTAA
- the Ddc gene encoding aromatic-L-amino-acid decarboxylase isoform X1: MSEASTNTNMPHSSKGISKANPVVTDKLDSIDMEAPEFKDFAKSMVDYIADYLENIRDRRVLPEVKPGYLQPLIPDAAPEKPENWQDVMKDIERVIMPGVTHWHSPKFHAYFPTANSYPAIVADMLSGAIACIGFTWIASPACTELEVVMLDWLGKMIDLPSEFLACSGGKGGGVIQGTASESTLVALLGAKAKKLQEVKATHPEWDDHTIIGKLVGYASAQSHSSVERAGLLGGIKLRSVPADENNRLRGDALEKAIEKDLADGLIPFYAVVTLGTTNSCAFDRLDECGPVANKHNVWLHVDAAYAGSAFICPEYRHHMKGMEKADSFNFNPHKWMLVNFDCSAMWLKDPSWVVNAFNVDPLYLKHDMQGSAPDYRHWQIPLGRRFRALKLWFVLRLYGVENLQAHIRRHCGFAKQFGDLCVQDKRFELAAEVNMGLVCFRLKGTNERNEALLKRINGRGNIHMVPAKIRDVYFLRMAVCSRFTQSEDMEYSWKEVSAAADELELSEAADKK, encoded by the exons ATGAGCGAAGCATCCACTAATACTAACATGCCCCATTCAAGTAAGGGTATATCCAAAGCCAACCCTGTGGTGACAGATAAACTGGATTCG ATCGATATGGAGGCGCCCGAGTTCAAAGATTTTGCCAAATCGATGGTCGATTATATAGCCGATTACCTGGAGAACATACGAGACAG GCGAGTGTTGCCCGAGGTGAAGCCTGGCTACTTGCAGCCATTGATACCGGATGCGGCGCCAGAGAAGCCAGAGAATTGGCAGGATGTTATGAAGGACATTGAGCGGGTCATCATGCCCGGCGTGACACACTGGCACAGCCCCAAGTTTCATGCCTATTTTCCGACGGCCAACTCCTATCCGGCGATTGTGGCCGATATGTTGAGCGGAGCGATTGCTTGCATTGGATTTACTTGGATAGCGAGTCCAGCCTGCACTGAGCTGGAGGTGGTCATGCTTGATTGGCTGGGCAAGATGATCGACTTGCCCTCGGAGTTTTTGGCCTGTTCGGGCGGCAAAGGCGGCGGCGTCATACAAGGAACGGCCAGCGAGTCGACCTTGGTGGCGCTACTCGGCGCAAAGGCCAAGAAGCTGCAGGAGGTGAAGGCTACGCATCCTGAGTGGGATGATCACACGATAATAGGCAAACTGGTGGGCTATGCCTCTGCCCAGTCACATTCGTCCGTGGAGCGGGCTGGTCTCTTGGGCGGCATCAAGTTGCGCTCAGTTCCGGCGGATGAGAACAATCGTCTACGCGGCGATGCTTTGGAGAAGGCTATTGAAAAAGATTTGGCTGATGGCCTGATACCCTTCTACGCGGTCGTCACATTGGGCACGACAAACTCGTGCGCCTTCGATCGCTTGGACGAGTGCGGTCCTGTGGCCAATAAGCACAATGTTTGGCTGCATGTCGATGCGGCTTACGCCGGATCCGCTTTTATATGTCCGGAATATCGTCATCACATGAAGGGCATGGAGAAAGCGGACTCGTTCAACTTCAATCCACACAAATGGATGCTGGTCAACTTTGACTGCTCCGCCATGTGGCTAAAGGATCCCAGCTGGGTGGTCAACGCATTCAACGTGGATCCGCTCTACCTGAAGCACGACATGCAGGGCTCAGCGCCTGACTACCGTCACTGGCAAATTCCGCTCGGTCGTCGATTCCGCGCTCTTAAGCTCTGGTTTGTTCTGCGTTTGTACGGCGTCGAGAACCTACAGGCGCACATCAGACGCCACTGCGGCTTTGCTAAGCAGTTTGGGGATCTGTGCGTGCAGGACAAACGCTTTGAGCTGGCCGCCGAGGTGAACATGGGCTTAGTCTGCTTCCGTCTGAAGGGCACCAACGAGCGCAACGAAGCACTGCTGAAACGGATCAATGGACGTGGCAACATACACATGGTGCCAGCCAAGATACGCGACGTTTACTTCTTGCGCATGGCTGTCTGCTCGCGTTTCACACAGTCCGAGGACATGGAGTACTCCTGGAAAGAAGTCAGCGCTGCAGCCGATGAGTTGGAGTTGAGCGAGGCGGCTGACAAGAAGTGA
- the Ddc gene encoding aromatic-L-amino-acid decarboxylase isoform X2, which translates to MEAPEFKDFAKSMVDYIADYLENIRDRRVLPEVKPGYLQPLIPDAAPEKPENWQDVMKDIERVIMPGVTHWHSPKFHAYFPTANSYPAIVADMLSGAIACIGFTWIASPACTELEVVMLDWLGKMIDLPSEFLACSGGKGGGVIQGTASESTLVALLGAKAKKLQEVKATHPEWDDHTIIGKLVGYASAQSHSSVERAGLLGGIKLRSVPADENNRLRGDALEKAIEKDLADGLIPFYAVVTLGTTNSCAFDRLDECGPVANKHNVWLHVDAAYAGSAFICPEYRHHMKGMEKADSFNFNPHKWMLVNFDCSAMWLKDPSWVVNAFNVDPLYLKHDMQGSAPDYRHWQIPLGRRFRALKLWFVLRLYGVENLQAHIRRHCGFAKQFGDLCVQDKRFELAAEVNMGLVCFRLKGTNERNEALLKRINGRGNIHMVPAKIRDVYFLRMAVCSRFTQSEDMEYSWKEVSAAADELELSEAADKK; encoded by the exons ATGGAGGCGCCCGAGTTCAAAGATTTTGCCAAATCGATGGTCGATTATATAGCCGATTACCTGGAGAACATACGAGACAG GCGAGTGTTGCCCGAGGTGAAGCCTGGCTACTTGCAGCCATTGATACCGGATGCGGCGCCAGAGAAGCCAGAGAATTGGCAGGATGTTATGAAGGACATTGAGCGGGTCATCATGCCCGGCGTGACACACTGGCACAGCCCCAAGTTTCATGCCTATTTTCCGACGGCCAACTCCTATCCGGCGATTGTGGCCGATATGTTGAGCGGAGCGATTGCTTGCATTGGATTTACTTGGATAGCGAGTCCAGCCTGCACTGAGCTGGAGGTGGTCATGCTTGATTGGCTGGGCAAGATGATCGACTTGCCCTCGGAGTTTTTGGCCTGTTCGGGCGGCAAAGGCGGCGGCGTCATACAAGGAACGGCCAGCGAGTCGACCTTGGTGGCGCTACTCGGCGCAAAGGCCAAGAAGCTGCAGGAGGTGAAGGCTACGCATCCTGAGTGGGATGATCACACGATAATAGGCAAACTGGTGGGCTATGCCTCTGCCCAGTCACATTCGTCCGTGGAGCGGGCTGGTCTCTTGGGCGGCATCAAGTTGCGCTCAGTTCCGGCGGATGAGAACAATCGTCTACGCGGCGATGCTTTGGAGAAGGCTATTGAAAAAGATTTGGCTGATGGCCTGATACCCTTCTACGCGGTCGTCACATTGGGCACGACAAACTCGTGCGCCTTCGATCGCTTGGACGAGTGCGGTCCTGTGGCCAATAAGCACAATGTTTGGCTGCATGTCGATGCGGCTTACGCCGGATCCGCTTTTATATGTCCGGAATATCGTCATCACATGAAGGGCATGGAGAAAGCGGACTCGTTCAACTTCAATCCACACAAATGGATGCTGGTCAACTTTGACTGCTCCGCCATGTGGCTAAAGGATCCCAGCTGGGTGGTCAACGCATTCAACGTGGATCCGCTCTACCTGAAGCACGACATGCAGGGCTCAGCGCCTGACTACCGTCACTGGCAAATTCCGCTCGGTCGTCGATTCCGCGCTCTTAAGCTCTGGTTTGTTCTGCGTTTGTACGGCGTCGAGAACCTACAGGCGCACATCAGACGCCACTGCGGCTTTGCTAAGCAGTTTGGGGATCTGTGCGTGCAGGACAAACGCTTTGAGCTGGCCGCCGAGGTGAACATGGGCTTAGTCTGCTTCCGTCTGAAGGGCACCAACGAGCGCAACGAAGCACTGCTGAAACGGATCAATGGACGTGGCAACATACACATGGTGCCAGCCAAGATACGCGACGTTTACTTCTTGCGCATGGCTGTCTGCTCGCGTTTCACACAGTCCGAGGACATGGAGTACTCCTGGAAAGAAGTCAGCGCTGCAGCCGATGAGTTGGAGTTGAGCGAGGCGGCTGACAAGAAGTGA
- the LOC6634250 gene encoding protein anon-37Cs: protein MRHFCCQHKTFNLRTQIEISQFLQNKLKLIKPVETLTCNVMYKLATRRSLYNAAALKAELTGLQHHGGHFDFNHNLESAKRNAQIVIIGGGLAGLSAAKHLLANGFHSTLVLEATERYGGRINSKRFGDTFCELGAKWVNINGSHDSMYELLRNAEGLTKQLKQPTPVRYVHAAGQGEQSKVPSGMVELIDQLFRDLCRGFKVRDKVKSGGDLHSLDNVMSYFQSESDKLISSSFKHPDEQAMAREIFQSLFKDFSSILGCCLEYVNIQHITTCPLEQETNPIYVPTGLDNIVNALTHDLEKHQLQMGKPVGKIQWKTPTEAQFVGCLDGSLYHADHIISTLPLGVLKNFSAILFKPMLPLDKLQAIHNLGFGNPVKIYLSYKRPISHWLKSNLRPLSPLAQPNPSATNEATDSNPKRSWTRQVVEISQLPSSQHVLEIRVGGGYYDEIEKLPDATLLEQITMLLRRCLSNELVPYPQAMLRSNWNSSACFLGGRPYFSVNSSARDVQCLAAPLGDAEPTLLFAGDATALHGFGTIDGARSSGIREAQRIIDFYHKKHGV, encoded by the exons ATGAGACATTTCTGTTGTCAACACAAAACTTTCAACTTACGTACACAAATCGAAATTTCACAGTTTCtgcaaaacaaactaaaactGATCAAGCCTGTTGAGACTTTGACATGCAATG TTATGTATAAACTAGCCACCAGGCGCAGCTTATACAACGCAGCGGCACTTAAAGCAGAGCTCACCGGGTTGCAGCACCATGGAGGCCACTTTGATTTCAACCACAACTTGGAGTCGGCCAAGCGGAATGCACAGATTGTGATCATTGGCGGTGGACTGGCGGGCTTGTCAGCGGCAAAGCATCTACTTGCAAATGGATTTCATAGCACTCTCGTGCTGGAGGCTACGGAGCGTTATGGCGGTCGCATTAACTCAAAACGCTTCGGGGACACATTCTGCGAGCTGGGCGCAAAATGGGTCAACATTAACGGCTCGCACGACTCGATGTACGAGCTGTTACGCAATGCCGAAGGCCTGACAAAACAGCTGAAGCAGCCGACGCCCGTTCGATATGTGCACGCAGCGGGTCAAGGAGAACAGAGTAAGGTGCCCTCTGGCATGGTTGAATTGATAGACCAGCTTTTTCGAGACTTGTGTCGTGGCTTCAAGGTGCGCGACAAGGTAAAGAGTGGGGGCGATCTGCACTCGTTGGACAATGTTATGAGCTACTTTCAGTCGGAGAGCGACAAGCTCATAAGCAGTTCTTTTAAGCATCCCGACGAGCAGGCAATGGCACGCGAGATTTTTCAATCGCTCTTCAAGGATTTCAGCAGCATACTGGGCTGCTGTCTGGAGTATGTTAATATCCAGCACATTACCACCTGCCCGCTGGAGCAGGAAACGAATCCCATTTACGTGCCCACGGGCCTGGACAACATCGTAAATGCACTCACCCACGATTTGGAAAAGCATCAGCTGCAAATGGGTAAACCTGTTGGCAAGATACAATGGAAGACGCCAACAGAAGCTCAATTTGTGGGCTGCTTGGATGGCAGTCTGTATCATGCCGATCACATCATAAGTACGCTGCCATTGGGCGTCCTCAAGAACTTTTCCGCAATACTGTTTAAACCGATGCTTCCACTGGATAAACTACAGGCCATACATAATCTGGGCTTTGGCAATCCAGTCAAAATCTATCTATCCTACAAACGGCCCATTAGTCACTGGCTCAAGTCCAACCTTCGCCCCTTGAGTCCGCTGGCGCAACCAAATCCAAGCGCAACCAATGAAGCGACCGACTCGAATCCGAAGCGCAGCTGGACGCGACAGGTTGTGGAAATATCTCAATTGCCTAGTAGCCAGCATGTTCTAGAAATACGAGTTGGTGGCGGCTACTACGACGAGATTGAGAAACTGCCCGATGCGACACTGCTAGAACAGATCACAATGCTGTTGCGGCGGTGCCTTAGCAATGAGCTAGTTCCCTATCCGCAGGCCATGTTACGCTCCAACTGGAACAGCTCTGCGTGCTTTCTGGGCGGCCGGCCCTACTTCTCCGTCAACAGCAGCGCCCGTGACGTGCAATGCTTGGCAGCGCCTCTGGGCGATGCTGAGCCAACACTGCTCTTTGCTGGCGATGCGACTGCTCTGCATGGCTTCGGCACCATAGATGGCGCGCGGTCCAGTGGCATACGCGAGGCGCAGCGCATAATTGACTTTTATCATAAGAAGCATGGCGTATAA
- the amd gene encoding 3,4-dihydroxyphenylacetaldehyde synthase 2 isoform X1 — protein sequence MDAKEFREFGKAAVDYVADYLENIRENDVLPSVDPGYLLQQLPKQMPEAPEAWREILTDIDRVIRPGITHWQSPNMHAYYPTCVSYPSIVGEILSSGFGIVGFSWICSPACTELEVVVMDWLAKFLKLPSHFLHESEGPGGGVIQGSASEAVLVAVLAAREQAVRRERECHPEQSESEIRGKLIAYSSDQSNSCIEKAGVLAAMPIKLLPAGDDLVLRGAALKEAIERDVAAGLIPVICVATLGTTGTCAYDDIESLSSICEQHQVWLHVDAAYAGGAFALDECAELRRGLDRVDSLNFNLHKFMLVNFDCSAMWLRDANKVIDSFNVDRIYLKHKHEGQTQIPDFRHWQIPLGRRFRALKVWITFRTLGAEGLRAHMRKHIDLAIQFENLVKADERFEVVAPRALGLVCFRAKGDNEVTSQLLQRLMERKKIYMVKAEHRGQLFLRFVVCGMDPKPSDIQFAWTEIETQLTSLCAEQLVNARKAGELSELTHHLSGLHLTNETLQR from the exons ATGGATGCCAAAGAGTTTCGCGAGTTTGGCAAAGCAGCCGTTGACTATGTGGCCGACTATCTGGAGAATATACGCGAAAATGATGTGCTGCCCTCGGTGGATCCGGGCtatctgctgcagcagctgcccaagCAGATGCCCGAAGCACCCGAGGCTTGGCGTGAGATACTAACAGACATCGATCGCGTGATCAGGCCCGGCATCACACATTGGCAGTCTCCAAACATGCACGCCTACTATCCCACCTGCGTGTCCTATCCATCGATAGTGGGTGAGATACTGTCCAGCGGCTTTGGCATCGTTGGCTTCAGTTGG ATATGCAGCCCGGCGTGCACGGAGCTGGAAGTGGTCGTCATGGACTGGCTGGCCAAATTCCTAAAGCTGCCCAGCCATTTTCTGCACGAGTCCGAGGGTCCCGGCGGCGGCGTCATTCAGGGTTCCGCCAGCGAGGCTGTGCTGGTCGCCGTACTGGCGGCGCGCGAACAGGCCGTGCGCCGGGAGCGCGAATGTCATCCGGAGCAGAGTGAGAGCGAAATACGCGGCAAACTAATTGCCTATTCATCGGATCAGAGCAACAGCTGCATTGAGAAGGCGGGCGTATTGGCGGCCATGCCGATCAAATTGCTGCCGGCCGGCGATGATCTGGTGCTACGCGGCGCCGCACTGAAGGAGGCCATTGAACGAGATGTGGCCGCCGGCCTCATACCAGTCATCTGCGTAGCCACGCTGGGCACGACAGGCACGTGCGCCTACGATGACATTGAATCGCTCAGCAGCATCTGCGAGCAGCACCAGGTGTGGCTGCATGTGGATGCGGCATACGCTGGCGGCGCATTCGCCCTGGACGAATGCGCTGAACTGCGTCGAGGTCTGGATCGCGTGGACTCTTTGaactttaatttacataaatttatgcTTGTCAATTTTGACTGCTCGGCGATGTGGCTGCGCGATGCCAACAAGGTAATTGACAGCTTCAATGTGGATCGCATCTATCTGAAGCACAAGCATGAGGGTCAGACGCAGATTCCGGACTTTCGCCACTGGCAGATTCCGTTGGGTCGCCGCTTCCGTGCCCTCAAGGTATGGATAACATTCCGTACTCTGGGCGCTGAGGGTCTCCGTGCACACATGCGCAAGCACATTGATTTGGCTATCCAGTTCGAAAATCTGGTGAAGGCTGACGAACGTTTTGAGGTGGTTGCTCCACGCGCCCTAGGACTGGTTTGTTTCCGGGCAAAGGGTGATAATGAAGTAACGTCACAGTTGCTACAACGTTTGATGGAGCGCAAAAAGATTTACATGGTCAAGGCAGAACATCGTGGACAGCTGTTTCTGCGATTTGTTGTATGCGGCATGGATCCCAAGCCATCGGACATTCAGTTCGCCTGGACGGAGATTGAGACACAGCTGACATCACTCTGTGCTGAGCAACTGGTAAATGCGCGCAAGGCTGGCGAACTATCAGAGCTAACGCATCATTTAAGTGGGCTGCATCTAACAAATGAAACGCTGCAGCGCTAG